A genome region from Cannabis sativa cultivar Pink pepper isolate KNU-18-1 unplaced genomic scaffold, ASM2916894v1 Contig7, whole genome shotgun sequence includes the following:
- the LOC133033430 gene encoding uncharacterized protein LOC133033430 produces MSVTEYTTQFDRLARLASGIVPTDFSRKEKYLDGLNPKIRHDLMITTDDSTTYAQMVEKALRAEGAVGCMSDSASTPVGGGAPTPPASGFSRGSSGSAIDQRKRAPTASGGSSQNKRFRGNQNRGSRPGGNETRFSYPECPICKRHHRGECKGQGCFHCGMPGHFKRECPQLRPEAPRAPAMPTPARVFAITQADADASPSVVTGKGKAVADGP; encoded by the coding sequence atgagtgtcactgagtatacaactcagtttgaccggttggcgaggttagcctcgggtattgtgccgaccgacttcagcagaaaggagaagtatctggacgggttgaatcccaagatcaggcatgacctgatgattaccactgacgacagcaccacctacgctcagatggtggagaaggcactgcgagctgagggcgcagtgggatgtatgtcagattcagccagtactccggttggtggcggagctcctacccctcctgcatcaggatttagcagggggagtagtggttcggccattgatcagaggaagagggcacccactgcttccggcggctcgagtcagaacaagaggttccgggggaaccagaacagagggagtcgtcctggtggtaatgagactcgcttctcctatcccgagtgccctatctgcaagaggcatcatcggggagagtgcaaggggcagggatgctttcattgtggcatgcccgggcacttcaagagggaatgtccccagctccggccagaggcaccgagagctccagcgatgcccactccagccagggtattcgcgatcacgcaggctgatgcagatgccagcccatcagttgttacag